The Streptomyces sp. NBC_01142 genomic interval CGATCCGTACGCGCTCCGCGAGTGAGCCGCCGTCACTCAGCCGCGGGTCGGCCTTCGCCACCACACCGGGCAGATCGAGCAGGGTGCCCCGTACGGCAGGATGCTTCTCCAGCAGACTCGCGAGCACATGTCCCTGGCCGCCCCCGATGTCCGCGACCACCGAAACACCGGTGAGGTCGAGGAGTTCAGCGACGTCCAGTGCCGACTGCATGCTGGATGTGGTCATGGCCCGGTTGAACACATGGGCCGACTCATGTGCGTCCTGGTGCAGATAGTCGAAGAACCCCTTGCCGTACACATCGTGGAAGACGCTCCCGCCCGAACGCACCGCCTCGTCGAGCCGCGGCCAGACGTCCCACGTCCACGGCTCCGTGCACCACAGGGCGATGTACCGAAGGCTGTTGGGATCGTCGTCACGCAGCATCAGGGACATGTCCGTGTGGGCGAACGTCCCGTCCTCGGTCTCGACGAAGATGCCGTAGCAGGACAGGGCGCGGAGCAGCCGGCGCAGGGGCTGTGGTTCGGTGTGCAACGTCGCGGCGAGGTCCTCCGCGGTGGCAGGTGTGTCGCCGAGCGCGTCGGCCACGCCCAGCCGGGCGGCAGCGCGTACGGCCGCGGCACACGCCGCCCCGAAGACGAGCTCCCTCAGACGCATGGCCGGCGGGGGAGTGGGGCTGGGGAGGGGGGCGTGGGTGGTGATGGGGAGAGGGGTGTGAGTGGTGGTGGGGCTGGGACTTACGGTGGTCATACCGCCTCAATTCTCCTGGTGAGGGGAACGCTGGTCAGCACATCCCTGCGGGTTTGGAAGCCAGGCACTCGTTGCGGACGAACGTGTTGCTCGTTCCGTTACCCTGGTTGGCCAGGTCGGCCGGTTTGTTGCCCTGCACCTGGTTGTCTCTGATGACGTTGTCGGTGTTGCTGGCGCCGACGAAGCTCTTGAACAGGACGATTCCACCCGACAGCGGTGAGGCGCCGACGTTGTCCAGGACCTGGTTCGCGCGGACGAGGGTGGACTCCGAGCCGGTGAGGACGATGCCGGAGCCCTGGAGGTAAGGGAGCCGGCTGTTGGCGGCGCAGTACTTGTTGTTCTTGAAGACCCTGTTGTGGTGGATGGTCATGTCTCCCGCGGCGGGCTTCGACTCGTCGCCCACGACGAACACCCCGGCGCAGTTCGCGGTCACGATGTTGTTGTGGACGGAGAGGTTTCTGACCCGCCTGATGGTGACTCCGATCCGGTTCCCGCTCAGCAGGTTGCCCGCGACCACCGCCCCCTTGGTGTCCGTCGCTCCGCCCTCCTTGTCGACCGTGTTCGCGATGAAGATGGCAGCGTCACCGTTGTCCCGGACGATGTTGTTCCGGAACACCCCCCGGGTGGACAGCTGCTGGGCGATGCCCCAGACCCCGTTCTTCTTCGCGGTCACCCCTGTGACGGTGAGCCGGTCGGTCGCCGAGGCCCAGACGCCGCTCTTCTTGAAGCCCGTGAGCGTCAGCGAGCGGATGGTGACACGGCTGACGGCCTTTTTCGCCGTGCCGGTCACACAGATGCCGTTGCCGCTCTTCGCGCAGGTGTTCGCGGCCCGCGCGGTGGCCGACGCCGGCTTGATCACGGTCGAGGAACCCGCCCCGCGCAGGGTCAGGTTCGCCTTGGTGACAAGGACGCTCTCCCGGTAGGTGCCGGGTGCAACGAAAATGGTGTCACCCGGCCTGGCGGCATCCACCGCTTTCTGGATTGATTCGCCCGGATGCACCACGTGGGGGACAGCGCCGGTGGACGGCGCGGCTGCGCCCAGTCCTGAGGCGATGGCGACGGCGGCGCAAGCGAGGGACGTGATCTGTCGTTTCGTCATGAGCCGAAGTTATGGGCGATCTTTCCCACTCGCCACACGGAGTGAGCGGATGGATACATTCCGTGGGCCAGGTCGGCGCAGAAAAGGCTTGGCGCGTTTATCTCCGGCCGGGCTGGGGTGAGCGCGCTCGCTCGGTGGCGGAAGGCGGCCGGGCCCAGCTGTCCGAAACCGGGAGGTGTGACGGATGGCTGTCATGGCGAGGAGTGCTGCCCTCGTCCAGAACCGGTGGTGCGGGGGCCGGAGGTTGGGGAATGATGCCGCCATGGCCGAGATCAGCGACTCGCTGTGGAACGACGACGTCACCGTCTCCGACTATCGCGAGGGGTCCGCGCCGTACCAGGCGGCGGTGTTCGAGCAGTACAAACTGTGCGTGGAGATGGCCGACCGGGTCAGCGGCCGCCGCAACCTGGCCAACACGTTCTTCCTGACGTTCAACGGCGGCCTCGTCGCCTTCCTCGGCGCATGGCTGTCGCGGGCGGACCGGGACGGCCTGCCGGTCCTGCTGCTCCTGGCGGGGCTGCTGGTCCTGCTGGCCATGTGCGCCGCCTGGTGGTTCACCGTCCGCTCCTACCGGCAGTTGAACGACGGGAAGTGGAAGGTGATCGGGGGCCTCGAGGACCGGCTGCCGACCCGTGCCTTCTCGGCCGCCGAGTGGCGGGCGCTGGACGAGGGACGGGACTGGCGCGTCTATCTGCCGCTGACCCACGTCGAACGCTGGGTCCCCGTCATCTTCGCCGGCGCCTACCTCATGGGTTTCGCCGCCCTGGCGCTGTGACGCGTACCAGGGACGGCCGGCTCTCGGCGCCACCGAGGGCCCGCGGGTAGTGTTCGACGCCAGTCCGCAGGTCCGGGAGGGTGGTGCCGAATGACCACGATCGCCGTCACCGGCCATATGGATCTGGCCGCACAGGCCACCGGGCCCATCCGTGAAGGCCTCCACGCACTGCTGTCGGGCTTCCGCGGCGGCGCCCTCGCGGGGCGCTCGTGCCTGGCACGCGGCGCCGACTGCCTCTTCGCCGAGGAGCTGCTCGCGCTCGGAGGGCGGCTGTCGGTGATCATCCCGTCCCGGGACTACCGGGAAGCGGTGGTGCGCCCCGATGACCTTCCGCGCTTCGACGCCTTGCGGGACGCCGCCGCGGACGTGACCGTCATGCCGTACGAGCATGCGGGTCCCGGCGCCTACGAGGCGGCCAACGTCCGCCTGTTGCAGGGGGCGGACCGGCTGCTGGCGGTGTGGGACGGCAGTGTGCCCTCGGGGCGTGGCGGCGGCACCGCGGACACGGTGGCCGCGGCACGGGCGGCCGGAGTGACGGTCGACGTGCTGTGGCCACCCGGGTCCCGGCGGACCGGTTTCCGGAGCTGAGCCGACTCGGAGGATGTGCTTCCGCAACGTCCGGGCGACAGATCCGGCCACCGTCGCGGTGAACGACGGTCTCCGGATGCCGTGCTGCCCCGGCCGGGTTCCGCTGCCGTACGAGCAGCTCGACCGCAGGGTGTACGGGGCCGCCCGGCGGGACTTCCGGAGGGGCGTCGAGGAGTCAATTCCGGCCATTGTCATCCGAGTTGCCGCGACTGCTGCAGATCAGCGGCGGGTCGCTCGACACGCCCCTAGAATCGACCACACGTCACGGCCGCACACGGTCGTGCGGCGTGTACGAAGACCGCGTCGAGCACGGGCGTCCGTCACTGGGGCTCGTCCCTCGCTGCGTAGCGTTTGTGAACGGGGGCTGTTGCGATGCCCGATGCCGACATGAGCGGCGGGGCGCTGTTCACGCTGCCCATGGTTGTTCCCAGATCGACCGAGTACGCGCGCCTCGGTGTACCGCCCGAGGCCACAGCGGAGGAGATCCGCGCGGCGGCCGCCCGGTACGACGCTCGGCTCAAGGCGCGCGGCGCCGGCGAGCAAGAGATTGCCGCCGCCCATGCCGCCGGTCTGGAGAACGCCGAAGCCCGCGCCGTGCACGACGCACGCCATCCACCGCTCCCGCTCCTGCGCCTCGAGCCGACCTGGCAACCGGTCCTCGACGACAGGGACGCCGGTCTGACCGTGCTGCGCCGGGAGATCGAGGCCTTCCTGACGGCCGCCGGCGAGAGTGTCCACCCCCCGGCGGACACGACCCGAACCGATTTCACCGGCGACTTCACCCGCTCGCACCTGCTCGACGGCTTCGCCGACGAGTGACTCCCCGGAGGACCTCCCCATGGACGATGAGCTGCACCGGGTCATCGGCATCGACCTCGGCACGACCTACTCGGCCGTCTCCGCCTACCACCCCGACGAGTTCGCCCCGACCATCCTCGCCGACCCCGAACGCGAGGGGGCCGCAGCCGTCGCCACACCCTCGGCCGTGCGGCTCGATCCCGGCACCGGCACGCTCGTGGTCGGACACGACGCCAAGGATGCCATCAGCGAAGGGCCGGGCGCCGGCGACACATTGGTGGAGATCAAGCGGGAGATGGGGGCGGTCTTCACCCCCGAGCTGCTGAGCCACTTCGGCGCGGCCGGCGTCCACGCGGAGGGCGACCCCGTACGGGCCAGGCTCGGCGGCGAGTGGCTGCGCCCGCAGGAGATCAGCGCGCTGGTACTCATGCGGATGAAGCGGATCGCCGAGCAGACGCTGGGCGGAGAGGTCCACGACGCGGTGATCACCGTACCCGCGTACTTCATGGAACGGCAGAAGAAGGCCACCGAGGAGGCGGCGCTGCTGGCCGGCCTCTATCCCCGCCAGCTCATTCCCGAGCCCACCGCTGCGGCCATCGCC includes:
- a CDS encoding nitrous oxide reductase family maturation protein NosD — translated: MTKRQITSLACAAVAIASGLGAAAPSTGAVPHVVHPGESIQKAVDAARPGDTIFVAPGTYRESVLVTKANLTLRGAGSSTVIKPASATARAANTCAKSGNGICVTGTAKKAVSRVTIRSLTLTGFKKSGVWASATDRLTVTGVTAKKNGVWGIAQQLSTRGVFRNNIVRDNGDAAIFIANTVDKEGGATDTKGAVVAGNLLSGNRIGVTIRRVRNLSVHNNIVTANCAGVFVVGDESKPAAGDMTIHHNRVFKNNKYCAANSRLPYLQGSGIVLTGSESTLVRANQVLDNVGASPLSGGIVLFKSFVGASNTDNVIRDNQVQGNKPADLANQGNGTSNTFVRNECLASKPAGMC
- a CDS encoding methyltransferase, with the translated sequence MTTVSPSPTTTHTPLPITTHAPLPSPTPPPAMRLRELVFGAACAAAVRAAARLGVADALGDTPATAEDLAATLHTEPQPLRRLLRALSCYGIFVETEDGTFAHTDMSLMLRDDDPNSLRYIALWCTEPWTWDVWPRLDEAVRSGGSVFHDVYGKGFFDYLHQDAHESAHVFNRAMTTSSMQSALDVAELLDLTGVSVVADIGGGQGHVLASLLEKHPAVRGTLLDLPGVVAKADPRLSDGGSLAERVRIVPGDCRLGIPVEADLYIIKNILEWDDESTRRTLRNIVAAARPGARVVVIENLVDDTPSMKFTTAMDLLLLLNVGGAKHSRASLVDRMTQAGLLVGEVRPVNAYLHAFECVIPG